One Salvelinus namaycush isolate Seneca chromosome 29, SaNama_1.0, whole genome shotgun sequence genomic region harbors:
- the LOC120024193 gene encoding potassium voltage-gated channel subfamily S member 3-like, with protein MGYGQVLHRCGNEEDQVYLNVGGVRHEVAEETLLRFPHTRLGRLLHCRSEDAILELCDDYSATEREYYFDRNPHIFISVINFYRTGRIHIMEEVCVFSFSQEIEYWGIQELHLGDCCSNWFQERKEYIEDRDWDVQSDDVQPPSLDSSFEELSAMDKDLEKFKGAWCAEVRSYVWIRLEDPGHSLSSKIIAVASLSVVLTSIVAMCVHSMPEFQILDENERHIEDPVLAILEVVCIVCFSAEFIIRLIVAPSPRKFLSNTLNIIDVASILPFYITLAFETVDDENSEENENLENVGKVVQVLRLMRVFRILKLARHSVGLRALGATVRHSYHEVGLLLLFLSVGISIFSVLIYSAEKEEEDTELGTIPMGWWWATITMTTVGYGDTCPVTLLGKLVATLCILCGLLVVALPITIIFNKFSKYYQRNKAIEEGLCLSQKASERHDLELPYHNIRDLYAQSLGVYPFMGGLAFKNSESSGGDDTDASSLQDIEEVCDTDTLDNGAVK; from the coding sequence ATGGGATATGGGCAAGTCCTCCACCGATGCGGAAATGAGGAAGACCAGGTATACCTCAACGTGGGAGGTGTCCGGCACGAGGTGGCAGAGGAGACGCTGCTCCGCTTCCCCCACACACGCCTGGGCCGCCTGCTGCACTGCCGGAGCGAGGACGCCATCCTGGAGCTATGCGACGACTACAGTGCCACTGAGCGCGAGTACTACTTTGACCGCAATCCCCACATCTTCATCAGCGTGATCAACTTCTACCGCACAGGCCGCATCCACATCATGGAGGAGGTATGCGTCTTCTCCTTCAGCCAAGAGATTGAGTACTGGGGCATCCAGGAGCTCCACTTAGGGGATTGCTGCAGCAACTGGTTCCAGGAGCGCAAGGAGTACATTGAGGACCGCGACTGGGACGTCCAAAGCGACGACGTGCAGCCGCCCAGCTTGGACTCGTCCTTCGAAGAGCTCTCAGCCATGGACAAGGACCTGGAGAAGTTCAAGGGGGCGTGGTGCGCCGAGGTGCGGAGCTACGTGTGGATTAGGCTAGAGGACCCCGGTCATTCGCTCTCATCCAAGATCATCGCTGTGGCCTCGCTGAGCGTGGTGCTCACCTCCATCGTGGCCATGTGCGTCCATAGCATGCCCGAGTTTCAGATCTTGGATGAGAACGAGAGACACATCGAGGACCCCGTACTGGCCATCCTGGAGGTGGTCTGCATCGTCTGCTTCTCGGCCGAGTTCATCATCCGGTTGATCGTAGCCCCCTCCCCAAGGAAGTTCCTCAGCAACACCCTGAACATCATCGATGTGGCCTCCATCCTGCCCTTCTACATCACGCTGGCCTTTGAGACGGTGGATGATGAGAACAGCGAGGAGAACGAGAACCTGGAGAACGTGGGCAAGGTGGTGCAGGTCCTCCGGCTGATGCGCGTCTTCAGGATCCTAAAATTGGCCCGCCATTCGGTGGGTCTGCGTGCGCTCGGCGCTACTGTCCGCCATAGCTACCACGAGGTGGGCCTGTTGCTCCTCTTCCTATCTGTGGGCATCTCCATCTTCTCCGTGCTCATCTACTCagcagagaaagaggaggaggacactgAGCTGGGCACCATACCCATGGGCTGGTGGTGGGCCACCATCACCATGACCACCGTGGGCTATGGTGACACCTGCCCAGTGACGTTGCTGGGGAAGCTGGTGGCCACCCTGTGCATCCTCTGCGGCTTGCTGGTGGTTGCCTTGCCTATCACCATAATCTTTAACAAGTTTTCCAAGTACTACCAGAGGAACAAAGCCATTGAGGAGGGCCTGTGTCTGAGTCAAAAGGCGTCCGAGAGACACGACCTGGAGCTCCCTTACCATAACATCAGAGACCTCTACGCCCAGAGTCTGGGCGTGTACCCCTTCATGGGCGGCCTCGCCTTCAAGAACAGTGAGAGTAGCGGTGGGGATGATACGGACGCCTCCAGCCTACAGGACATAGAGGAGGTGTGTGACACAGACACTCTGGACAATGGGGCAGTGAAATGA